From the genome of Lemur catta isolate mLemCat1 chromosome 18, mLemCat1.pri, whole genome shotgun sequence:
tgttaacttttattattattgctaacaGTAAGAATTCTCCCAGCCTTCCACATATAGTAAGGAGCAAGTTGTCTTGTCTCTAATTTGTATATGGAGAAACTTGGATCATAAATGTAGAAACAAAAAATGCCTCTTTACATAGAATTCTACTATAACGTCTCTTAAAATTAATGTTCAATCAACAGAGTGGGCTTTTTCTACAAGAAAAGCTGGGACTGCTTTAACCTGGCAGGATACAGAATCCTACCAAGCTACATGGGGCACTAGAAATGCCAAAATGGCATTGAAGGCATTTTTCACCCACTGGTACTTGGTAGGCACAGAAAAGGCTTAAATTAAGATATCTCATACATGAGATATTTTGAATTCTAAGCCATGTGGGTGTTCCTCTCTATGATTCTGTAtccatacaaaattttaattaagtaaaaaacATGTCATATTGTGAGAAATTTGAAATGGCAATGTTTCCTGGTGTTGGCGCTCTccccctttttaaatttttacctttttatagaCTAAGTATTACCACTGGTATGATCCAGGCTAGTTTTCAATCTtacaaaagcaaagagagaattGTAAAATTATCATCCTAGTACCATCAAAGATGGGCAATTATTGGTATTTCAGATGTATAGGAGACAACTTTGTAAACTCAGTTAATATGCAACCGTCTAATTGATAATGATCTAATTGGACTTCAACCAATGGTATATACATTGGCTACAATAAATTATGGAACACTTGTGTAACTGCTTAAGCAGAGAATCTGGATTGCAAATCCAGGTAAACAAACCAATCAAAAAGGAAGCCAAGAAAGAGTTCACAAAGATCAAAATtgagaatatataatatttttaatggcatACACTAGCTTATTAAAACTGAAGTTTGATCCTCTTCCCACTAAGGAAGGCTCTGCTCGTCAGGGAGATTCTAATGAGTGGAAATACCCTGTCATTTCCCAGGTGCCCAGGGTGGAGAGGCTCAGACATTCCAGAGGCACTGCTCATCTGTTTTTGGCTACCTGGTTCttcaggaaataaaagaaaaataattacctgAAGACAagcaaagacatttatttttcatttagcaATCTCTTTCTCTCAGAATATTAACTTTAGAAATGATCATAGACAACTAGTCTAGCTTCCTCATTTTATAGGCAAggaccctgaggctcagagaaggaacCATTATTGAATGTATATTGCCATGTGGTTGACATTTCCTCATGACATCTCTAtgtgttaagtatttttttttttttttttttgagacagagtctcactctgttgcctgggctagagtgccatggcatcagcctagctcacagcaacctcaaactcctgggctcaagcgatcctcctgcctcagcctcccgagtagctgggactacaggcatgcgccaccatgcccagctaattttttctgtatatttttagctgtccagatcatttctttctattttttttttagtagagacgggggtctcactcttgctcaggctggtctcgaactcctgacctcgagcgatccacccacctcggcctcccagagtgctaggattacaggcgtgagccaccgcacccagcctatgtGTTAAGCATTAActctattttatagatagggATACTGAGGCTCAGGCTCAAAGATTAAGACTCTTGGTTAAGAATCTTAATCTTAGTGACTGATCCTAAGTCACCATGCTAGATCCAAAATATGTGCTGGGCAGggttttttctaaaaaatatctttattgatttttttcattgataaaagaaatacatgctcattgcatatattcaaataaacagaaataaggAAAGTAAAAGTCTTCTCTAGCCCCATCACAAATACCCAGTTCAGTGCTAATTACTGTTAACAGTTTGTTACTTATATTCTTccaggtgtttttctttttttttttttttttttgagacagagtctcactttgttgcctgggctagagtgagtgccgtggcatcagcctagctcacagcaacctcaaactcctgggcttaagcgatcctactgcctcagcctcctgagtaactgggactacaggcatgcgccaccatgcccagctaattttttctatatatatttttagttgtccagataatttctttctatttttagtagagacggggtctcgctcttgctcaggctggtctcgaactcctgacctcaagcgatcctcccatctcagcctcccagagtgctaggattacagggatgagccaccgtgcctggccaagaatATTCTTTATTCTGGGAAATCTGTGACATTttgaataatcatttttaatatagttatttgtgtttccttttaatAAGCTCCTTGAAGCTCTTATTTCAGAAAAATGCATTGTTGCTACTGTACAGCATTGTCAGACATCAGCATTTCACTGAATGGCTATGTTTTggaaaattgataaatttctCAGGGATCTTTGGTCTTCAGGATTCCTAGTAGGACATGTTGAAATGGAGCAAAGAGACCCATACAGTGAAATAACTCTGGAGGGCCTGctgctccccaacccccaccccttaAGCATGCCCAGCATAtaaggctggaggaggaggtcTCCTTTGTGGATTCTTCTCTAGGCTTTGTACGGAGCTGGTTTCATGAGCAGATCACCTGTACATAGGGCCTGCGCTTGGAAAGACTACACATGGAAGAACTCTGCTCTCttgaaatatttagtaattttttaatagaTCTCTCATTTTCATTTGCACTGGGCCCCTCAAATTATATAGCTAGTCCTGCCTTGAACATACTGCTTAGGGAACCCAGTCTCCTCTGTGCAAGTCCAGCATGTTGACAAGTATGACATGTGAAATGCTGTAGGAGAAATTAGTAGGCTATTGAAATGAGTATCCCTAGAGAAATGAGACCCTGTTAGTGAAACCAGACAAGTCCATCTCCCCATTTCGCAGTATCTAATTATATGATAACTCAGGATGGGCAGCAAAGATGGTAACACAAGGAAACATCCCTTGATTTTGTAACTTCTCATTGTAGCTTAGACTCTGAAGTTACTCTTGaaaatgataatgacaataatattaaatcaatataaaatCTGTGTCCactaaaattgtgtttttttggtattttcctgaattttttattataaagtattcCAAACGTACAGAAATATTGAAGTAAAATTATAACGAACATAAACTTACACAGCTCTTTGATTACAGGTTGTTaccattttgtcatatttgccttacctatttatgtgtgtgttttctgaagTATTTGACAGTAAATTGCAGATATCATGATACTTTACCCAGAAATAGTTCAGCATGCATTTACTAAGAGGGACATTCTTCTAAATAACCACAATatattctttaaagtattttctttttaatgtagaaaaCATGGAAAGCAgagaagcataaagaaaaaaaaaaggaaaaattacctaTAATTCCACGGCCCAGGGATGACCACTGTAAGCAATTTGGTGCTATACAGAAAAATGACATCACCTTGTACCAATTGATTTGTCCatacattaatagaataaagcaTCCCTACTTTTTTTCACTCTTAACAAGAATATTTTCCATGCCTCCTATGGTagggcagaataatggcccctcAAAGTTGTCCACATACTAATtcctgaaacctgtgaatatgtcatgTTACACGGCAAAGGAGACTTTGCAGATGATTAACGGTACAGAACTTGAGctagggagattatcctgaattatccaaGTAGACCTGTTTTAATCACATGAgtccttaaaagtagaagagagaGGCGGAGTAGATCAGAGAGATGTGACATGAAGACTCGACCCACTGCTGACTTTCAAGATGGAAGAAGAGGggctataagccaaggaatgacAGCAGCCTCTGGACATGtgaaaggtgaggaaactgatacTCCCCTAGAGCATCCAAAAAGGAACTCAGTCCTGCCAACATCTCGATTTTAGCCTAGTGAGACCAAGTCAGATTTCTGACCTATAGAActactataagataataaatctatATTGTTGTAAACCACTaaatttggggtaatttgttacagcagccacagaaaacaaatatacctCTTTATTTGTATTTGCCTCTGAAATGGTAGTCTTttattctttaggattttttgctgagtgatttttctcttcaatttaGTTTTGAAAAGAATAACGATTAGtgtattgaaaaaataaaggcagaacCTCTAGATTTTGCTCTGAAAGAAGGACAAGATCTGTGATTTTTTAGATTGGGACTGGACTGGTATATTTACTGACCATTTATAGACTTAATAGGGTAAGGGAGGGATTGCCCTTtagtcattttatgaaatttactTGGAATTATGGAAACTATTTGTTTTGAGGAAAACAGTTTACTCTTAATCTCCCTCACAGATCTTTGTACTTTTCTATGGCACTAGTAACAATTTGTAATGGAGTATGAGTAGAACACGTTGGTTAAAGTCTGTTTCCCCTCTGGACTGTAAGCATTGTGAGAGTAAAGACCCCTGTTGTTGCTTTCTGTTGTTTCTCCAGCACCTAACtgttcctggcacatagcaggcacataaatatttattaaatgattggAATTTTGGCTATACAAAGATAAACCAAGATCTGGTTCTTGAGCAGCTAATGAGAAGCTAAACTGCTCTgcacaataatattttttaaaagaaagaaagagaaggaaaggaacagCTGTTTTCAACATGAGCTTGGGAACCTTTTTACAGGTGATTATGCTTTTacggagatttttttttcctaaatgtagaTTCGGACTACACTGTCTGAATATCATTCTGGAGACATCAATGTGTTCTCACATGTGTGAGTCTCAGGAAGTCAGGAACAGATCGTCAGGAAAGACAATGAGTGGTGTCTTCACTTCCTCCTGGCAGCAGGCCCTAGTGTCAGTCAGGCAGGGAGCCCACCATGGGCTGTTGTGCTCAAGTCAGATTGTATTTCATCACTCTGCCACCCAGATGAAGCAGTCTGGGGCAATGGATTTAAAATAACCACTGACTAAGACAGTGCCCCTTTGCTGGAGACATTTCTAAGAGCTACAAGTAGCAGAAGGGCTGCTCTGCTTTTCCAGGAATGGTCACTTCTGGTAGTGTGAAAGTAAGGTTGCATTAGCCACACTAAACAGCAGAGCAGTAAGCCTTTAAGGCACTGCCACATTAAGCATTAGGGAAGGGTGTACCCAGGGCCAACTTTTTTCTATACAATCTAAGTCACAGTTCTGTTTGGGCCAGTATTTCTGAAAGCAAAATTTTTTCAAATCAGCTCTTTTTGCAAGCAACAAAAACTGACCCTGATCAACCTAAGTTTATGGAAATTATTGGAAAAACACAGGGTGgcacagaaaatggaagaaaatggtAAAGCAGCAAATATCAGGGAAGCAGATCTGTTAAGTGGTAAGAGCCATTAAATAACTTCCTCAGTGCACCACCTTTAGGTGTCAGCTCACCCGTTTTTAAATCTTTGAGCCCTTTTCTTCAAGATTCAAATACCCCAGAGAAGCTGATTGACCTGGGTCGAGTTACATGTTTATTTCAAGTCCAGGGAGGTGGGGCACTTTAAAGGACAGTCCCACTAACTCTGTATCCAATGGAAAAGGGATGGTTTCCTAAAGCCTTTGCCGTGAGGAGTGGGGAGGATAGCTGAGCAGGCAAAAACATTACCTGTCCACTCATCAGCTTACTTACTGAGTGCACATTCAGGAAAATTAGTCTTCGTGAGCCCCTTAGCAATGAGATATAGCTGCTATGGAATTCAGTTCATGATTTTACACAAGAGCAGATGGAAGTGGCCAGGTCAATTTCTCTCCCCCAAATCAGTGGGATATCTTTGCTTTTAGGAAATACACGCTGAAGTATTAAGGGATAAAAGGGCATAATGTATGCAACCCACtcttaaataattcagaaaaaatatatgggGTAGGGGAGAATGAGACAAAACGTTTAAAAATAGTGAATTTGGATAAAGGATATATGGGAgttctttgtgctatttttgaaacttttctctaaatttgtaattatttcaaaatgaagttCCAAAAAAAAGTCAATGGGAAGGGCAAAAGGAAATGTGCTCCTCTGCTTGTATGTCCAATGGCCTTTTGATGAATTATGTGACCAATGAATATTTGTATGTCCATATTGCTAGATCCAAAATCTCTAGGGGAAATTTTTAGTGCCAAGACATGGACTCTCTCCATCCTCACTATTACTGTGACAAAACTTTACTGTGAACTGCTAAGACattggatatattaatatttactcctCCTGAATAGTCTAAGTGGGTGGAGATTTCCTCTTGGCTCTTCcgcttttcttttgttttaacagTTATTTGAGGAAACGTATTTCAGACACAGCACATATATTTAAtgctttatactttttaaaaattttatttttaattaacaaaataatatattgatggggtacaatgtgatgttttcatacatgtttatattatggaatgattgaatcaagctaattagctTATCTATATCTCACACACGTACTTATCTTTTTTTgtagtgaaaacatttaaaatatactcttttagcaattttgaaatatacactacattattatttattgtagTCAGAATTCTGTACAATAGATCACTAAATCGTATTCCTCTTGTCTAAGTGAAATTTTgtccctttgatcaacatcttcccttttcccatcgctccctcctccccaatgctttatactttttctttttgcatcagggtctctctctgtcacccaggctgaggtgcagtggcacaatcctagctgactgcaacctccatctcctcagttcaagtgatcctcctgcctcagcctactgagtagctaggactacaggtgcacaccaccaggaccagttaatttttttattttttgtagagacaatgtCCTGCCatgttacccagactggtctcaaactcctgagctcaagcattcctcccaccttggcctcccaaagtgctggaattacaagcatgaCCCACCCTGACCCTCAGCCACTTTATACTTTTCAATATTCAATATAGCCCAACAATTTTCTCTATCAAGTACTTACTAACTTATTTGAAGCCAAACATGACTAACTTTACACAATCATTTCTTATTACAAAAGGATTTCAGCCTCTAGAAGGATAATCATTGCAGCATTGTATTAGTAAAATATTGGGACCAACCATCAATACAGTactagttaaatatattcatgcaatggaatgTTGTGTAGGcagtaaaaaaagaatgaagtagattCATAAGAGTGGATACAGAATTGTCTccaggtaaaaaataaatgaagtagctCTCTATGAATGGATATGGAACAATCtccaatgtatgtttttaagaTCCATGTGCAAATTTGTGTATAAATGCAATACTATTGTATAAAATATTGCTTAAATGAGTAAGAGATAAGTGGACAATCCATGTTTTTGCCTGCACAGCATATGCCTCAATACAGAGCATTTTCTGGGACCATATACAGGAAATTGGTAATAGTGGTAACTTCTGGAGAGTGGAACTAGGAGTGGAGGTAGGGATCTGGGGAACAAGAATGGAAGGGAAACTTGCTTTTCACTTATCTCTTTGAGTTTTATACCAAAAATAATGTAGGAGTCAGTGCTCTTTTAGGAGCAGTCTCTTGGGGTCCATTCTTATCATGTAAGCTTAAGTGAGGATAAATCAATCACTGTTGCCAGGGAAATTGTCTTGTGAATATTTTGAGATTGGGTCCATAGCTTCTCATTTTTCTATCACAGCAGCTAGCCCCATCTTTGCATAtagttttgggtttgttttgttttgttttgttttgttttcgagacagagtctcactttgttgcctggactagagtgagtgccatggcgtcagcctagctcacagcaatctcaaactcctgggcttaagcgatcctactgcctcagcctcccgagtagctgggactacaggcatgcaccaccatgcccagctaattttttctatacatacttttagttgtccagataattttatttctattttttagtagagacggggtctcgctcaggctggtctcgaactcctgacctcgagcgatccacccacctcggcctcccagagggctaggattacaggcatgagccaccgtgcccagcctgttttgttttgttttaagacagagtctcgctctgtcatcctgggtagagtgcagcggcatcaccgtcatcatagctcactgcaacctcaaactcctgggctcaagggatcctctagcattagcctcctgagtagctgggactacaggtgtgcgccaccatgcctggctaatttttgtgtttttagtagagacggggtcttgctcttgctcaggctgatctcggcCCATCTTTACATATAGTGGgtgtttaaaaattgtttttgaattgAGTTCAACTGGATTTATTTGCAGTGCTTTTAGGGACACTTCTACAATACATTTTTGCttgctgtctttttttcttttctttctttctttttttttttttggagacagggtctcactctttcattccagctagagtgcaatggtgtgacgaccatacctcactgcaacctcaaactccctccaactcctgggctcaagggatcctcttgcctcagcctcccaagtagctggatctacaggtgcaagccaccatgcccaggtaattttttttttttctatcttttatagagatggaggTCTTGTCCTTGCTCgggttggtctctaactcctgacatcaaccaatccttccaccttggcctcccaaagtgccagaattataggcataagccactgagcccagcctggtTGCTGGTTTAAATATAGGTGTATTAGCCCTTCGTGTATCTCCATATTTTCTATcataaaggaaaaagttaaaacaaacatttcttttctttttttttatcacttaatCTTTTATTAACTACAAACACCCTTTTAACATGTCACCTAGAGACCATTTCAGCCACTGCTCTGTTTGGCTGCCAGTCTCTTGTCCCTCTCTTCAGCAATGGTAAGGCGGATACTTTTTCCTCGGGGAAGAGAAATGCATGGTTTGTTGCCTTCGCCAATAACAAAAATGTTGGAGAGCCGAGTGGCAAAGCTGTTGCCATTGGCATCTTTCACGTGAACCACATCAAAAGACCCAGGATGTCTTTCTCTGTTGGTGATTACACCAATTCTTCCCAGGTTAGAACCTCCAGTCACCATACACAGGTTACCAGTGTCAAACTTGATGAAATCAGTAATCTTGCCAGTCTCCAAATCAATCTGAATGGTATCATTCACTTTGATGAGTGGATCAGGACAGCGGATGGTGCAAGCATCATGGGTCACCAGATGAGGGATTCCTTTTGTGCCCACAAAGATTTTTCTCACTTTGCACAGCTTGTACTTGGCCTCCTCAGGTGTGATACGATGAACAGCAAAGCGACCCTTGGTGTCATAAATCAGACGGAAATTCTCTCCAGTCTTGTCAATGCTGATGACATCCATAAACCCAGCAGGGCAGGTTATATCAGTTCGGACCTTGCTATCAATCTTAATGAACCG
Proteins encoded in this window:
- the LOC123623361 gene encoding 40S ribosomal protein S4, X isoform-like, whose translation is MARSPKKHLKRVAAPKDWMLDKLTGVFAPCPSTGPHKLRQCLPLIIFLRNRLKYALTGDEVKKICMQRFIKIDSKVRTDITCPAGFMDVISIDKTGENFRLIYDTKGRFAVHRITPEEAKYKLCKVRKIFVGTKGIPHLVTHDACTIRCPDPLIKVNDTIQIDLETGKITDFIKFDTGNLCMVTGGSNLGRIGVITNRERHPGSFDVVHVKDANGNSFATRLSNIFVIGEGNKPCISLPRGKSIRLTIAEERDKRLAAKQSSG